A part of Clarias gariepinus isolate MV-2021 ecotype Netherlands chromosome 14, CGAR_prim_01v2, whole genome shotgun sequence genomic DNA contains:
- the gprc5c gene encoding G-protein coupled receptor family C group 5 member C, with the protein MDSLAPRSFWNLLLVLVIAVVPASTGAPQGCGANVSSLYYNLCDLGAVWGIVVEALATAGVLVSLILLMVLLASLPFMSGSSRRKLVPLDAGFLVGALGLFGLAFAFILSKDFSTCSSRRFLFGVFFAGCFSCLLMKAVSLNFLSRRNKVPRPWALYFGALAIWLVEVIINTEWLIITIVRQPSNGSYNLPVPCLIANADFVMSLIYVMLLLVAVFVASIPILWGKHQRWHKEGVFMLVTVMFSLGIWVAWIVMYTYGNNQNKSPTWDDPTLAIALVANAWVFLLIYTVPELCQMTEESEETSTIPTDAYTISGVGYENILKEQSSPSVVVENKAFTMDEPKPDNKPVSPYSGYNGQVRSSVYQPTELALITKGMTNHPLNFSFDTSIPRASLAPPVSQSGSISPSPSDNGQRPVTNGNGLHWK; encoded by the exons ATGGATAGCTTGGCTCCCAGATCATTCTGGAACCTTCTACTTGTCCTGGTTATTGCAGTTGTGCCAGCTTCAACAGGGGCACCACAAGGCTGCGGTGCCAACGTGAGCTCTCTGTACTATAACCTGTGTGATCTTGGTGCAGTATGGGGCATCGTGGTGGAGGCATTGGCCACTGCAGGAGTGTTGGTTTCCCTCATACTTCTGATGGTTCTTCTTGCTAGCTTGCCATTTATGTCGGGTAGCTCTCGACGCAAGTTGGTACCATTGGATGCCGGGTTCCTTGTGGGCGCCCTGGGCCTTTTTGGGCTGgcatttgctttcattttgaGCAAGGACTTTTCCACATGTAGCTCCCGCCGCTTCTTATTCGGTGTGTTCTTTGCAGGCTGCTTCTCCTGCCTTCTTATGAAAGCCGTAAGTCTGAACTTTCTGTCCAGGCGCAACAAGGTACCCCGACCCTGGGCACTATACTTTGGAGCCTTGGCGATTTGGTTGGTCGAAGTAATCATCAACACAGAATGGCTGATTATCACCATAGTCCGTCAGCCCAGTAATGGCAGTTATAATCTGCCTGTGCCATGCTTGATTGCCAACGCAGACTTTGTTATGTCTTTGATTTATGTTATGTTGCTTCTGGTGGCCGTCTTTGTGGCATCCATACCGATCCTTTGGGGCAAGCACCAGCGCTGGCACAAGGAAGGAGTCTTTATGCTGGTCACTGTGATGTTTTCACTGGGCATTTGGGTGGCATGGATCGTCATGTATACTTATGGCAATAACCAGAACAAAAGTCCCACATGGGATGATCCAACTCTCGCTATAGCACTGGTGGCCAATGCCTGGGTGTTCCTGCTCATTTACACAGTGCCCGAGCTGTGCCAGATGACTGAAGAATCAGAGGAGACATCAACCATCCCCACAGATGCCTACACGATCAGTGGTGTGGGATATGAGAACATCTTAAAAGAGCAAAGCTCACCGAGCGTAGTTGTGGAAAATAAGGCCTTCACTATGGACGAACCCAAACCAG ATAACAAGCCAGTGTCTCCATACAGCGGCTATAATGGACAGGTGCGTAGTTCTGTGTACCAGCCCACAGAGCTTGCCCTTATCACCAAAGGAATGACCAAT CACCCGTTGAACTTTTCATTTGATACTTCGATCCCAAGAGCCTCTCTGGCCCCTCCCGTCAGTCAGAGTGGCAGCATCAGCCCGAGCCCATCCGACAATGGACAGAGACCCGTCACTAAT GGTAATGGCTTGCATTGGAAATAA
- the itln3 gene encoding intelectin 3, with the protein MLHKIFLMICLLVHHHQFFSVGDIVTPKPILINNTYINPELGKYHARLRSISRSCRDIKEKFGATNDGIYYLTTSNGVMYQTFCDMTTAGGGWTLVASVHENNINGHCTSGDRWSSEQGSDPKRPDGERNWINTATFGTAEGATSDDYKNHGYYDIPAEDVSVWHVPNDAQLQTWASTAILRYHTETNFLNQHGGSLYHLFKKYPVRFGAGDCKGDSGPSVPVEYDKGDKGITTNLYGATVKDQFEPGFVTFRVFNEKKAVMALCSGIKPTGCNTEHYCIGGVGHADQCGDFNDLHAVPEGSSSKEMTEGAVLIFYR; encoded by the exons ATGttgcataaaatttttttaatgatatgtcTTCTTGTACACCACCATCAGTTTTTCAGTGTGG GAGATATTGTCACTCCCAAGCCAATACTTATAAATAACACCTACATAAACCCAGAGCTTGGTAAGTATCATGCAAGGCTGAGATCAATTAGTCGAAGCTGCAGGGACATCAAGGAGAAATTTGGAGCTACAAATG ATGGCATCTATTACCTAACAACATCAAACGGTGTGATGTACCAAACCTTCTGTGATATGACCACGGCTGGGGGTGGCTGGACATTGGTGGCCAGTGTGCATGAGAACAATATCAATGGACATTGCACTTCCGGTGACCGCTGGTCAAGCGAGCAAGGTAGTGATCCCAAACGGCCTGATGGGGAAAGAAACTGGATAAACACTGCCACATTTGGCACTGCAGAGGGGGCTACCAGTGATGACTACAAG AATCATGGGTACTATGACATTCCTGCAGAAGATGTGTCAGTGTGGCATGTTCCTAATGATGCTCAGCTTCAAACCTGGGCTAGCACTGCAATCCTGCGTTATCACACTGAAACCAATTTCCTCAACCAACACGGTGGAAGTCTCTACCATTTATTTAAG AAATATCCAGTAAGGTTTGGAGCAGGAGATTGTAAAGGTGATAGTGGACCTTCTGTTCCTGTGGAATACGATAAAGGTGACAAGGGTATAACAACAAACCTATATGGAGCAACTGTTAAAG ATCAGTTTGAGCCTGGTTTTGTCACCTTCAGAGTATTTAATGAGAAGAAAGCAGTAATGGCTCTCTGCTCTGGGATCAAACCAACAGGATGCAATACAGaacat TATTGCATTGGTGGAGTAGGACACGCTGATCAGTGTGGGGACTTCAATGACCTTCATGCAGTTCCTGAAGGGAGCTCATCCAAGGAAATGACAGAGGGGGCAGTTCTGATCTTCTATCGCTGA